The Diaminobutyricimonas aerilata nucleotide sequence GGCGAACACTCAGGAGATCCAGTGAGCGACGACGCAGCCAAGGCCACACTGACCTTCCCCGGCGGAACGGCCGAGTTCCCGATCCACCGGAGCGTCGACGGCAACCCGAGCATCGACATCTCGACGTTCACGAAGCAGACCGGGTACACCGCTCTCGACTACGGCTTCGTCAACACCGCCGCCACCCGCAGCGCGATCACCTACATCGACGGCGACCAGGGCGTTCTGCGGTACCGCGGCTACGCGATCGAGGACGTCGCGGCGAACTCCACGTATCTCGAGGTCGCCTGGCTGCTGATCTACGGCGAGCTGCCCACGCCGAGCGAGCTGAGCGAGTTCGAGGAGCGGATCCGCCGTCACACGCTCCTGCACGAGGACCTGCGTCGCTTCTTCGACGCGCTGCCGCACACCGCGCATCCGATGTCGGTGCTCTCGAGCGCCGTGTCGGCGCTGTCGACGTTCTACGAGGGCTCGCTGAGCGTGCGCGACCCCGAGCAGATCGAGATCTCGACCATCCGGCTGCTCGCGAAGCTGCCCGTCATCGCCGCGTACGCGCACAAGAAGAGCCTCGGCCAGGCGTTCCTGTACCCCGACAACTCGCTGAGCTTCGTCGAGAACTTCCTCAAGCTGAACTTCGGCACCATGGCCGAGCCGTACGAGGTCGACCCCGTGCTGTCGAAGGCGCTCGACCGCCTGCTGATCCTGCACGAGGACCACGAGCAGAACGCGTCGACGTCGACCGTGCGTCTCGTCGGCTCGACCGAGGCGAACCTGTTCGCCTCGATCTCGGCCGGCATCAACGCCCTCTACGGCCCGCTGCACGGCGGGGCGAACGAGGCCGTGCTCAAGATGCTCGGCGAGATCCGCGACTCCGGCGAGAGCGTCGAGCGTTTCATCGAGCGGGTGAAGAACAAGGAGCAGGGCGTCAAGCTCATGGGCTTCGGTCACCGCGTCTACAAGAACTTCGACCCGCGCGCCCGGCTCGTCAAGCAGAGCGCCGACGAGGTGCTCGAGGCGCTCGGCGTGCAGGACCCGCTGCTCGACATCGCGAAGCAGCTGGAAGAGGCCGCGCTGGCCGACGACTACTTTGTCGAGCGGCGTCTCTACCCGAACGTCGACTTCTACACGGGCGTGATCTACAAGGCGATGGGCTTCCCCACGCGCATGTTCACCGTGCTGTTCGCGATCGGCCGCCTGCCCGGCTGGATCGCCCACTGGCGCGAGATGAACACCGACCCGGCCACGAAGATCGGCCGCCCGCAGCAGCTCTACACGGGCGCCCCCGCGCGCGACTGGCCCCAGCGCTGACACTCGCGGCACGCGCATCCGCGTGCCGCGCGTCTGATTGTCCGACACCCTCGCGGCGAATCGATCAGCGGCGGTCCTGCGAACGTCCGAGTTGGCGAAAGCA carries:
- a CDS encoding citrate synthase, which translates into the protein MSDDAAKATLTFPGGTAEFPIHRSVDGNPSIDISTFTKQTGYTALDYGFVNTAATRSAITYIDGDQGVLRYRGYAIEDVAANSTYLEVAWLLIYGELPTPSELSEFEERIRRHTLLHEDLRRFFDALPHTAHPMSVLSSAVSALSTFYEGSLSVRDPEQIEISTIRLLAKLPVIAAYAHKKSLGQAFLYPDNSLSFVENFLKLNFGTMAEPYEVDPVLSKALDRLLILHEDHEQNASTSTVRLVGSTEANLFASISAGINALYGPLHGGANEAVLKMLGEIRDSGESVERFIERVKNKEQGVKLMGFGHRVYKNFDPRARLVKQSADEVLEALGVQDPLLDIAKQLEEAALADDYFVERRLYPNVDFYTGVIYKAMGFPTRMFTVLFAIGRLPGWIAHWREMNTDPATKIGRPQQLYTGAPARDWPQR